A section of the Lepus europaeus isolate LE1 chromosome 19, mLepTim1.pri, whole genome shotgun sequence genome encodes:
- the FBXO27 gene encoding F-box only protein 27: MGASASKARVAEVPAPAPEPEPELALDLSRLPPELLLLVLSHVPPRALLARCRPVCRGWRALVDGPALWLLILARDRGAAGRALLRLARSCPPPARDAPCCRLGRFCALRPLGRNLIRNPCGQEGLRHWMVQHGGDGWVVEENTRAVPGAPSQTCFVTSFRWCSKKQILDLEEEGLWPELLDSGGIEICVSDWWGARHDSGCKYQLHVQLLDASQAVLDKFSAAPAPVQQWNNNVYFHVSHVFSSFQPGVRFVSFEHWGQDTQFWAGHYGARVTNSSVIVRVRPTP, from the exons ATGGGCGCCTCGGCCTCCAAGGCCCGGGTCGCCGAGGTCCCCGCGCCCGCGCCGGAGCCGGAGCCCGAGCTGGCGCTGGACCTCAGCCGGCTGCCGCccgagctgctgctgctggtgctgagcCACGTGCCCCCGCGCGCGCTGCTCGCGCGCTGCCGCCCCGtgtgccgcggctggcgcgcccTGGTGGACGGCCCGGCTCTGTGGCTGCTGATCCTGGCCCGCGACCGCGGCGCCGCCGGCCGCGCCCTGCTGAGGCTCGCGCGCAGctgcccgcccccggcccgcgacGCCCCGTGCTGCCGCCTCGGCCGCTTCTGCGCGCTCAGACCCCTCGGCCGCAACCTCATCCGCAACCCCTGCGGCCAAG AGGGCCTGCGGCACTGGATGGTGCAGCACGGTGGGGACGGCTGGGTGGTGGAGGAGAACACGAGGGCGGTGCCCGGGGCGCCTTCGCAGACCTGCTTCGTGACTTCCTTCAG GTGGTGCTCCAAGAAGCAGATCCTggacctggaggaggaggggctgtggccgGAGCTGCTGGATAGCGGCGGCATTGAGATCTGCGTCTCTGACTG GTGGGGAGCCCGGCATGACAGCGGCTGCAAGTATCAGCTCCATGTGCAGCTTCTAGACGCCAGCCAGGCCGTCCTCGACAAGTTCTCGGCCGCGCCGGCCCCTGTCCAGCAGTGGAACAACAATGTTTACTTTCAT GTCAGCCACGTGTTCTCCAGCTTCCAGCCTGGCGTCCGCTTTGTGTCCTTCGAGCACTGGGGCCAGGACACACAGTTCTGGGCCGGCCACTACGGAGCTCGCGTGACCAACTCTAGCGTGATCGTGAGAGTCCGGCCCACCCCGTGA